One stretch of Segatella copri DNA includes these proteins:
- a CDS encoding alpha-amylase family glycosyl hydrolase encodes MKKLAAKLWAVLMLMLVSMQTMATDVFTSNRTDFRDESIYFMMTTRFYDGDPSNNVLCWDNQEAQKSTKDPCWRGDFQGVIDKLDYIKALGFTAIWITPVVQNASGYDYHGYHASDFSKVDCRYQSGDGKKSGDVMFQELIDKAHAKGIKIILDIVLNHTGNFGEEHFCKEFDRDTRLRNQADINACMIPNLETLGSDYPGLLPGYQYQRRLAMMKNTDGQNHDTHNYWHHFGNFNWDLPNRWWAQIAGDCVDLNTENNTVADYLVKCYGNFIKMGVDGFRIDTSGHISRLTFCKQFIPQFAALGKKYEDKRINKAPFFMYGEVCARFGGVQYRGQDNLSPYYYTWKAPQNLMDSFDGSQSYWDTQEIYDSGTGYDAKLMPLCEKDNADSPESNNTFMLNGAWHEPDYSQSSGFNVIDFPLHYNFSNAGSAYGLAKSGDMKYNDATFNVVYVDSHDYGPQPSDGIRFSGSDAQWAENLSLMFTFRGIPCLYYGSEVGFRRGSVIDKGPNGPLSNTGRAYFGGYITGDVEASDFGEYKASGNVEATLNHDLAQHLIRLNKIRQAVPALRKGQWTDDGCTPAKGGIAFKRAYKDSYALVALNGGATFTDCPAGTYTDLVTGKTYTGSTITVDAPATQGQVRVLVKDWKGGKLIDDGAFIYASTAQHKSGQDYDGNEEAGTTWVDETPLQPVSVSLSPAGGSFRTNTVTVTAELSEDALSGWYQIEGQDKVALTPGKPATFTIGDDMNFNQTKTVTWSATSSEGEKTGKVTYTKVDPNAAITVYVKADKAPYIHAWITGGKNLTGEWPGKVMDGPVEIDGAKYWTYDFDNVESFNVILNNGSGAQSGEISGITGDTYLEYDGSRSAKKIDAPVNTVATAKVTLSPNGGDFQKTISVTATLSNNAKSGWYKIGDGEQVALTPGKATTFTLGDDILEGESKTVTWSATNADNETKTGSATFNKQKEVVIPTPTGIFAYFLAPSDWTDVHAYVWTDGDKYAGEWPGVACTKTGEKKNGLDIWMWKYDGDKTELPAKIIFNNNGNGNNQTGNFDFVNGAVYDRNGKTNESVSTGINQVGSKKAPAKLKIYSINGVKVAEVNKVSDAEYVLAPGMYICNGKKFVIK; translated from the coding sequence ATGAAAAAACTTGCCGCAAAATTATGGGCGGTTCTTATGCTCATGTTGGTCTCTATGCAGACGATGGCGACGGATGTCTTCACATCTAATCGTACTGACTTTCGAGACGAAAGTATCTATTTCATGATGACCACTCGTTTTTACGATGGTGATCCCTCTAATAACGTGCTCTGCTGGGACAACCAGGAAGCACAGAAGAGTACCAAGGACCCTTGTTGGCGAGGTGACTTCCAGGGTGTCATTGACAAGCTTGACTATATCAAGGCGCTTGGTTTCACTGCCATCTGGATTACTCCTGTCGTACAGAATGCATCCGGTTATGACTACCACGGCTATCATGCTTCGGATTTCTCCAAGGTAGACTGCCGCTATCAGAGTGGTGACGGCAAAAAGAGTGGTGACGTGATGTTCCAGGAGCTCATCGACAAGGCTCACGCCAAGGGTATCAAGATTATCCTCGATATCGTGCTCAACCACACCGGTAACTTCGGTGAGGAGCATTTTTGCAAGGAGTTCGACCGTGATACTCGTCTTCGTAACCAGGCAGACATCAATGCTTGTATGATTCCTAATTTGGAAACATTGGGTAGTGACTATCCAGGTCTTCTGCCTGGTTATCAGTATCAGCGTCGTCTTGCCATGATGAAGAATACCGATGGCCAGAATCATGATACTCACAACTACTGGCACCATTTCGGTAACTTCAACTGGGACTTACCTAATCGTTGGTGGGCTCAGATTGCAGGCGACTGTGTGGACCTCAATACTGAGAATAATACAGTGGCTGATTATCTTGTCAAATGCTATGGTAATTTCATCAAGATGGGTGTCGATGGTTTCCGTATTGATACATCCGGTCACATCTCACGTCTTACCTTCTGCAAGCAGTTTATTCCTCAGTTTGCTGCCCTCGGTAAGAAGTACGAGGACAAGCGCATCAACAAGGCTCCATTCTTCATGTATGGTGAGGTTTGTGCCCGTTTCGGTGGTGTGCAGTATCGTGGTCAGGACAACCTTTCACCTTATTATTATACATGGAAGGCTCCACAGAACTTGATGGATAGCTTTGATGGCAGCCAGTCATACTGGGACACTCAGGAAATCTATGACAGTGGTACAGGTTATGATGCTAAGCTGATGCCTCTCTGCGAGAAAGATAATGCTGATTCTCCTGAAAGCAATAATACCTTTATGCTGAATGGTGCATGGCATGAGCCAGACTATTCTCAGTCAAGCGGTTTCAATGTAATCGACTTCCCATTGCACTACAACTTCTCTAATGCAGGAAGTGCATACGGCTTGGCTAAGTCTGGTGATATGAAATACAATGATGCTACTTTCAATGTGGTATATGTAGACAGTCATGACTATGGTCCTCAGCCAAGTGATGGTATCCGTTTCTCTGGTAGTGATGCTCAGTGGGCTGAGAATCTCTCTCTGATGTTTACCTTCCGTGGAATCCCATGTCTCTATTATGGTTCTGAGGTAGGTTTCCGTCGTGGTTCTGTGATTGACAAAGGTCCTAATGGTCCTCTTTCTAACACAGGTCGTGCTTACTTCGGTGGTTATATCACAGGTGATGTAGAAGCATCAGACTTCGGTGAATACAAGGCTTCTGGTAATGTGGAAGCTACATTGAATCATGATTTGGCTCAGCACCTCATCCGTCTGAACAAGATTCGTCAGGCTGTTCCTGCTCTCCGTAAGGGTCAGTGGACAGACGATGGCTGTACTCCTGCCAAGGGCGGTATCGCCTTCAAGCGTGCTTATAAGGACAGTTATGCACTCGTAGCCCTCAATGGTGGTGCTACTTTCACAGATTGCCCAGCTGGTACTTATACAGACTTGGTAACAGGCAAGACTTACACAGGTTCTACTATCACCGTTGATGCTCCTGCTACTCAGGGTCAGGTTCGCGTACTCGTGAAAGACTGGAAGGGTGGCAAGCTCATTGATGATGGTGCTTTTATCTATGCTTCTACTGCTCAGCATAAGAGTGGTCAGGACTATGATGGTAATGAAGAGGCTGGTACAACTTGGGTTGACGAGACTCCTCTTCAGCCAGTAAGCGTTTCTCTTTCTCCAGCTGGTGGAAGTTTCCGCACCAATACGGTAACAGTTACTGCTGAACTCTCAGAAGATGCTTTGTCTGGTTGGTACCAGATTGAGGGACAGGACAAGGTAGCTTTGACCCCTGGTAAGCCTGCTACCTTCACTATCGGTGACGACATGAACTTCAATCAGACCAAGACTGTGACTTGGAGCGCTACAAGCTCTGAAGGCGAGAAGACTGGTAAGGTTACTTATACCAAGGTAGATCCTAACGCAGCTATCACCGTATATGTAAAGGCAGACAAGGCTCCTTACATCCACGCTTGGATAACTGGCGGCAAAAATCTGACAGGTGAATGGCCTGGTAAGGTAATGGATGGTCCTGTGGAGATTGATGGTGCTAAATACTGGACTTATGATTTCGATAACGTTGAGAGCTTCAATGTAATATTGAATAATGGTAGCGGTGCTCAGTCTGGTGAAATCTCTGGTATTACAGGTGATACCTACTTGGAGTATGATGGTAGTAGAAGTGCCAAGAAGATTGACGCTCCTGTCAATACAGTTGCTACTGCCAAGGTTACTTTGAGTCCTAACGGTGGTGACTTCCAGAAGACTATCTCCGTAACTGCCACATTGAGCAACAATGCCAAGAGCGGTTGGTATAAGATTGGCGATGGCGAGCAGGTAGCTCTTACTCCTGGTAAGGCTACTACCTTCACTCTCGGTGACGATATACTGGAAGGCGAGAGCAAGACTGTAACTTGGAGTGCAACTAATGCTGACAATGAAACCAAGACAGGTTCTGCTACCTTCAACAAGCAGAAAGAGGTTGTAATTCCTACTCCAACAGGTATCTTCGCTTACTTCCTCGCTCCTTCAGACTGGACTGATGTTCACGCTTATGTTTGGACTGATGGTGACAAATATGCTGGTGAATGGCCTGGTGTAGCTTGTACCAAGACTGGTGAGAAGAAGAATGGTTTGGATATCTGGATGTGGAAGTATGATGGTGATAAGACTGAACTTCCTGCTAAGATTATCTTCAACAATAATGGTAATGGTAACAACCAGACTGGTAATTTCGATTTCGTAAACGGTGCAGTCTATGACCGCAACGGTAAGACCAATGAGTCTGTCTCAACAGGTATCAACCAGGTAGGTAGCAAGAAGGCTCCTGCTAAGTTGAAGATTTACTCTATCAATGGTGTGAAGGTAGCCGAAGTAAACAAGGTTTCTGATGCAGAATACGTTCTGGCTCCAGGTATGTATATCTGCAATGGCAAGAAGTTTGTTATCAAATAA
- a CDS encoding alpha-amylase family glycosyl hydrolase, which translates to MRKFKKKLFAAMLLLASSNAMATDSFTVNRTDFRDESIYFMITTRFYDGDPKNNVLCWDNQEAQKSTKDPCWRGDFQGVIDKLDYIKALGFTAIWITPVVQNASGYDYHGYHASDFSKVDCRYQSGDGKKSGDVMFQELIDKAHEKGIKIILDIVLNHSGNFGEEHFCKEFDRDTRLRNQADINACMIPNPEILGSDYPSLLPAAQYQRRLALMKNTDGQNHDSHNYWHHLGSFNWDFPNRWWAQIAGDCVDFNTENNTVAEYLVKCYGNFIKMGVDGFRIDTSGHISRLTFCKQFIPQFAALGKQYEDKRLNKAPFFMYGEVCSRYSGVQYRGQDNLSPFYYTWKAPQNLMDQFDGSQAYWDTQEIYDTGSGYDDKLMPLCEKDNANSPESNNTFMLNGAWHEPDYSQSSGFNVIDFPLHYNFGNAATAYRLAKTGDMKYNDATYNVVYVDSHDYGPGSGSRFGGSDAQWAENLSLMFTFRGIPCLYYGSEVGFRRDVVIDRGPNGPLSETGRAYFGGYITGDVEASDFGEYKASGNVAASLNHDVAQHLIRLNKIRQAVPALRKGQWTDDGCTPAKGGIAFKRAYKDSYALVALNGGATFTDCPAGTYTDLVTGKTYTGSTITVDAPNTQGQVRVLVKDWTGGKLIDDGAFIYDTAAQHKGGQTYDGNEEAGTTWVDEAPLPPVSVSLSPAGGNFRTNTVTVTAEASEDATSAWYQIEGQDKVDLTPGKPVTFTIGEDMNFKDTKTVTWSVTSSEGKEKTGKVTYTKVDPNASIVVMVKADKAPYIHAWTTGVDGKNLTGAWPGKVMKGPEEIDGAKYWTYDFDNVESFNVILNNGSGDQSGNITGITSDTYLEYDGRKNAKKISAPANLTTAAKVAFSPNGGEFDKSITVTATLSSNAKSGWYKIGDGAQVNLTPGKAATFTLGADMMEGESKTVTWSATNADGTTKTGSSTFNKIKEVVIPTPTGIFAYFLAPSDWSQVDSWAWNNTDNFTGGNWPGVACTKTGVKKNGLDVWMWKYDGDLTTAPTMIIFNNGGGQQTKDLKFENGAVYNLAGKTNESVSTGINQVGSKKVPAKLKIYSINGVKVAEVNKVSDAEYVLAPGMYICNGKKFVIK; encoded by the coding sequence ATGAGAAAGTTCAAGAAGAAGCTCTTTGCAGCGATGCTGCTGCTTGCCTCGTCTAATGCGATGGCGACTGACAGCTTCACGGTTAATCGTACAGATTTCCGAGATGAAAGTATTTACTTCATGATCACCACGCGTTTCTACGATGGAGATCCTAAAAACAATGTGCTCTGCTGGGACAACCAGGAAGCACAGAAGAGTACCAAGGACCCTTGTTGGCGAGGTGACTTCCAGGGTGTCATCGACAAGCTCGACTACATCAAGGCGTTAGGTTTCACTGCCATCTGGATTACTCCTGTCGTACAGAATGCGTCTGGTTATGACTACCACGGCTATCATGCTTCGGATTTCTCCAAGGTAGATTGCCGTTATCAGAGCGGTGACGGCAAAAAGAGTGGTGACGTGATGTTCCAGGAACTCATCGACAAGGCTCACGAAAAGGGTATCAAGATTATCCTCGATATCGTGCTCAACCACTCCGGTAACTTCGGTGAGGAGCATTTTTGCAAGGAGTTCGACCGTGATACCCGTCTTCGTAATCAGGCAGACATCAATGCTTGTATGATTCCTAATCCAGAAATATTGGGTAGTGACTATCCAAGTCTTTTGCCTGCGGCACAGTATCAGCGTCGTCTTGCCCTGATGAAGAATACAGATGGTCAGAATCATGATTCACACAACTACTGGCACCATTTGGGTAGCTTCAACTGGGACTTTCCTAATCGTTGGTGGGCTCAGATTGCAGGTGACTGTGTGGACTTCAATACTGAGAATAATACAGTGGCTGAATATCTTGTCAAATGCTATGGCAATTTCATCAAGATGGGTGTCGATGGTTTCCGTATTGATACATCCGGTCACATCTCACGTCTTACCTTCTGCAAGCAGTTCATTCCTCAGTTTGCTGCCCTCGGTAAGCAGTACGAGGACAAGCGATTGAACAAGGCTCCATTCTTCATGTATGGTGAGGTTTGTTCCCGTTACAGTGGTGTGCAGTACCGTGGTCAGGACAACCTTTCACCTTTTTATTATACATGGAAGGCTCCACAGAACTTGATGGATCAGTTTGATGGCAGCCAGGCATACTGGGATACTCAGGAAATTTATGACACAGGTTCTGGTTATGATGATAAGCTGATGCCTCTCTGCGAGAAGGATAATGCGAATTCTCCTGAAAGCAACAATACCTTTATGCTGAATGGCGCATGGCATGAGCCAGATTATTCTCAGTCAAGCGGTTTCAATGTGATCGACTTCCCATTGCACTACAACTTCGGTAATGCTGCCACCGCATACCGTTTGGCTAAGACTGGTGATATGAAATATAATGATGCTACCTATAATGTGGTATATGTTGACAGTCACGACTATGGTCCTGGGTCAGGGTCTCGTTTTGGCGGCTCAGACGCTCAGTGGGCAGAGAATCTCTCTCTGATGTTCACCTTCCGTGGAATCCCATGTCTCTATTATGGTTCTGAGGTAGGTTTCCGTCGCGATGTTGTGATTGACAGAGGTCCTAATGGTCCTCTTTCTGAAACTGGTCGTGCTTACTTCGGTGGTTATATCACAGGTGATGTAGAAGCATCAGACTTCGGTGAATACAAGGCTTCTGGTAATGTGGCTGCCTCATTGAATCATGATGTCGCTCAGCACCTCATCCGTCTGAACAAGATTCGTCAGGCTGTTCCTGCTCTCCGTAAGGGTCAGTGGACTGACGATGGTTGTACTCCTGCCAAGGGTGGTATCGCCTTCAAGCGTGCTTATAAGGACAGTTATGCACTCGTAGCCCTCAATGGTGGTGCTACTTTCACAGATTGCCCAGCTGGTACTTATACAGACTTGGTAACAGGCAAGACTTACACAGGTTCTACTATCACTGTTGATGCTCCTAATACTCAGGGTCAGGTTCGCGTACTCGTGAAAGACTGGACTGGTGGCAAGCTCATTGATGATGGTGCTTTCATCTACGATACTGCTGCTCAGCATAAGGGTGGTCAGACCTATGATGGTAATGAAGAGGCTGGTACAACTTGGGTTGACGAGGCTCCTCTTCCGCCTGTAAGCGTTTCTCTTTCTCCAGCTGGCGGAAATTTCCGCACCAATACGGTAACTGTTACCGCTGAGGCCTCAGAAGATGCTACGTCTGCTTGGTATCAGATAGAGGGACAGGACAAGGTAGATTTGACCCCTGGTAAGCCTGTTACCTTCACTATCGGTGAAGACATGAACTTCAAGGATACCAAGACAGTGACTTGGAGTGTAACAAGCTCTGAAGGCAAGGAGAAGACTGGTAAGGTAACATATACTAAGGTTGATCCTAACGCATCTATCGTGGTCATGGTGAAGGCTGACAAGGCTCCTTACATCCACGCTTGGACAACAGGTGTTGACGGTAAGAATTTGACAGGTGCATGGCCTGGTAAGGTGATGAAAGGTCCTGAGGAGATTGATGGTGCTAAATACTGGACTTATGATTTCGATAACGTTGAGAGCTTCAATGTAATATTGAATAATGGTAGCGGTGATCAGTCTGGTAACATCACTGGTATTACAAGTGATACCTACTTGGAATATGACGGTCGTAAAAATGCCAAGAAGATTTCTGCTCCAGCAAATTTGACAACTGCTGCTAAGGTGGCTTTCAGCCCTAACGGTGGTGAATTTGACAAGTCAATCACTGTAACTGCAACGCTGAGCAGCAATGCTAAGAGCGGTTGGTATAAGATTGGTGATGGTGCGCAGGTAAATCTTACTCCTGGTAAGGCTGCTACATTCACACTCGGTGCTGACATGATGGAAGGCGAGAGCAAGACTGTAACTTGGAGTGCAACCAATGCTGATGGTACAACCAAGACAGGTTCTTCAACCTTCAACAAGATTAAAGAGGTAGTTATTCCTACTCCAACAGGTATCTTCGCTTACTTCCTCGCTCCTTCAGACTGGAGTCAGGTAGACAGCTGGGCTTGGAATAATACAGACAACTTTACCGGTGGTAACTGGCCAGGTGTAGCATGTACCAAGACCGGTGTGAAGAAGAATGGTCTGGATGTCTGGATGTGGAAGTATGATGGCGATTTGACAACTGCTCCTACTATGATCATCTTCAACAACGGCGGTGGTCAGCAGACAAAGGATTTGAAATTCGAAAACGGTGCAGTTTATAACCTTGCCGGTAAGACCAATGAGTCTGTCTCAACAGGTATCAACCAGGTAGGTAGCAAGAAGGTTCCTGCTAAGTTGAAGATTTACTCTATCAATGGTGTGAAGGTAGCCGAAGTAAACAAGGTTTCTGATGCAGAATACGTTCTGGCTCCAGGTATGTATATCTGCAATGGCAAAAAGTTTGTTATCAAATAA
- a CDS encoding alpha-amylase family glycosyl hydrolase, whose product MKKLAAKLWAVLMLMLVSMQTMATDTFTSDRTDFRDESIYFMITTRFYDGDPKNNVLCWDNQAAQIETKDPCWRGDFQGVIDKLDYIKALGFTAIWITPVVQNASGYDYHGYHAMDFQHVDCRYQSSDGKSGDVMFQELIDKAHKKGIKIILDIVLNHTGNFGEEKLCKLFDRNTQLRNQAYIDACMTPTETLGSDYLTILPKDQYQRRLTMMKNMNGQNQDIHNYWHHFGMFGWDDPSRWWGQIAGDCVDLNTENDAVADYLVKCYGQFIKMGVDGFRIDTSGHISRLTFNHQFIPQFAALGKQYENKRLNKAPFFMYGEVCTRGHEATYRGQANLSCYFYTWKSDESLMNQWDGSQSFWDSQVLPEGSGPVGPQALCGKETFGDKKSENAKMINGAWHEPDYSEASGFNVIDFPMHYSYNTAKDAFRLSKEDELYNDATYNVVYIDSHDYSPGPNDLNRFGGTDAQWAENLSLLFTFRGIPCIYYGSEVGFRRGVRIDPGPNGPLSETGRAYFGGYITGDVTATDFGEYKATGNVAATLNHDVAQHLIRLNKIRQAVPALRKGQWTTDGCKATGKNGIAFKRAYKDCYALVALNGGATFTDCPAGTYTDVVTGKTYTGSTIEVEAPATQGQLRVLVKDWKDGKIGEDGAFIYDTTAKSLDGQDYDGNEEAGTIWNEQGPIQPASVSFSQAGGSFRTETINLTVTLSEDAKSGWYQIKGQDKVNLTPGVSENLTIGDGMNFGDTKTIEWSAEAQDGKVKSGSLTFKKVDPNASITVYVQAENAPFIYAWSKGSSVKKLTGDWPGTKMTESEEINGEKYWTCAFDGVDNFNVILNNNSGAQSGDITGITGDIYLKYDGGANAQKIDAPVNTAAKVTLSPNGGDFEKTVTVAATLSSNAKSGWYKIGNGEQVALTPGKAATFTLGEDMQEGESKTVTWSATNAEGVTKTGSATFNKIKEVVIPTPTGIFAYFLAPSDWSQVDCWAWNNTDNFTGGNWPGVSCTKTNMKKNGLDVWMWKYDGDLTTAPTMIIFSNGSGQQTKDLKFENGAVYNFDGKTNESVSTGINQVGSKKAPAKLKIYSINGVKVAEVNKVSDAEYVLAPGMYICNGKKFVIK is encoded by the coding sequence ATGAAAAAACTTGCCGCAAAATTATGGGCGGTTCTTATGCTCATGTTGGTCTCTATGCAGACGATGGCTACGGACACGTTTACCAGCGATCGTACTGACTTCCGAGACGAAAGTATCTATTTCATGATCACCACCCGTTTCTACGATGGAGATCCTAAAAACAATGTGCTCTGCTGGGACAACCAGGCAGCGCAGATTGAAACAAAAGACCCTTGCTGGCGAGGCGACTTCCAGGGTGTCATTGATAAGCTCGACTATATCAAGGCTCTTGGTTTCACAGCCATCTGGATTACTCCTGTCGTACAGAACGCATCCGGTTATGACTACCACGGCTATCATGCCATGGATTTCCAGCATGTTGACTGCCGCTATCAGAGCAGTGATGGTAAGAGTGGTGACGTGATGTTCCAGGAACTCATCGACAAGGCTCACAAAAAGGGTATCAAGATTATCCTCGATATCGTGCTCAACCACACTGGTAACTTCGGTGAGGAGAAGCTCTGCAAGCTGTTCGATCGTAACACACAACTTCGCAACCAAGCTTACATCGATGCTTGTATGACCCCTACAGAAACTTTGGGTAGTGACTACCTGACCATCCTTCCAAAAGATCAATACCAGCGTCGTCTTACCATGATGAAGAATATGAATGGTCAGAACCAGGATATTCACAACTACTGGCATCATTTCGGTATGTTCGGTTGGGATGATCCATCCCGTTGGTGGGGGCAGATTGCCGGTGACTGCGTAGACCTGAATACAGAGAACGACGCGGTGGCAGATTATCTCGTGAAGTGCTATGGTCAGTTCATCAAGATGGGTGTGGATGGTTTCCGTATCGATACATCTGGTCACATCTCACGACTCACTTTCAACCATCAGTTCATTCCTCAGTTTGCTGCCCTCGGTAAGCAGTACGAGAATAAGCGATTGAACAAGGCTCCTTTCTTTATGTATGGTGAGGTTTGTACCCGTGGTCACGAAGCAACCTACAGAGGTCAGGCTAATCTTTCTTGCTACTTCTATACATGGAAGTCTGATGAGTCTTTGATGAACCAGTGGGATGGAAGCCAAAGCTTCTGGGACAGTCAGGTATTGCCAGAGGGTTCTGGTCCTGTCGGTCCTCAGGCACTCTGCGGTAAGGAAACATTTGGTGACAAGAAGAGCGAAAATGCCAAGATGATCAATGGTGCATGGCATGAGCCAGACTATTCTGAGGCAAGTGGTTTTAATGTCATCGACTTCCCAATGCACTATAGCTACAATACAGCTAAAGATGCATTCCGTCTTTCAAAGGAAGACGAACTCTATAATGACGCTACATACAATGTAGTATATATTGACAGCCATGACTACAGTCCAGGCCCTAACGATCTCAACCGTTTCGGTGGTACAGATGCTCAGTGGGCTGAGAACCTCTCTCTCTTGTTTACCTTCCGTGGTATTCCATGTATCTACTATGGTTCTGAGGTTGGTTTCCGTCGTGGTGTAAGAATCGACCCAGGTCCTAACGGTCCTCTTTCTGAAACTGGTCGTGCTTACTTCGGTGGTTATATCACAGGTGATGTAACAGCAACAGACTTCGGTGAGTATAAGGCTACAGGTAACGTAGCAGCTACTTTGAATCACGATGTAGCTCAGCACCTCATCCGTTTGAACAAGATCCGTCAGGCTGTTCCTGCTCTCCGTAAGGGTCAGTGGACAACAGATGGTTGTAAGGCAACAGGTAAGAATGGTATCGCTTTCAAGCGTGCTTACAAGGATTGCTATGCGCTCGTAGCCCTCAATGGTGGTGCTACCTTCACAGATTGCCCAGCTGGTACTTATACCGACGTGGTAACTGGTAAGACATATACAGGTTCTACTATTGAAGTAGAAGCTCCTGCTACTCAGGGTCAGCTCCGTGTTCTCGTAAAGGACTGGAAGGATGGCAAGATCGGTGAGGATGGTGCTTTCATCTACGATACTACAGCTAAGTCTTTGGACGGTCAAGACTATGATGGTAATGAGGAGGCTGGTACAATTTGGAACGAGCAGGGTCCTATTCAGCCAGCAAGCGTTTCATTCTCACAGGCAGGTGGATCATTCCGTACTGAGACTATTAACCTGACAGTTACTCTCTCTGAAGACGCTAAGTCTGGTTGGTATCAGATAAAAGGTCAGGATAAGGTGAACTTGACTCCTGGTGTGAGTGAGAACCTTACCATTGGCGACGGTATGAACTTTGGCGACACCAAGACTATTGAGTGGAGCGCAGAGGCCCAGGACGGTAAAGTAAAGAGCGGTAGCTTGACCTTCAAGAAGGTGGACCCTAACGCATCTATCACCGTATATGTACAGGCAGAAAATGCTCCTTTTATCTATGCTTGGTCAAAAGGTTCTTCTGTTAAGAAATTGACAGGCGATTGGCCTGGTACAAAGATGACAGAGTCTGAAGAAATCAATGGCGAAAAGTACTGGACTTGCGCTTTTGATGGCGTAGATAACTTCAATGTCATCTTGAATAATAATAGCGGTGCACAGTCTGGTGACATCACTGGTATCACAGGTGATATCTACCTGAAGTATGACGGCGGTGCAAATGCTCAGAAGATTGACGCTCCTGTCAATACTGCAGCCAAGGTTACTTTGAGTCCTAATGGTGGTGACTTCGAGAAGACTGTTACCGTAGCAGCCACACTGAGCAGCAATGCCAAGAGCGGTTGGTATAAGATTGGTAATGGCGAGCAGGTAGCTCTTACTCCTGGTAAGGCTGCTACATTCACTCTCGGTGAAGATATGCAGGAAGGCGAAAGCAAGACTGTAACTTGGAGCGCAACTAATGCAGAAGGTGTAACCAAGACAGGTTCTGCAACCTTCAACAAGATTAAAGAGGTAGTTATTCCTACTCCAACAGGTATCTTCGCTTACTTCCTCGCTCCTTCAGATTGGAGTCAGGTAGATTGCTGGGCTTGGAATAATACAGACAACTTTACCGGTGGTAACTGGCCAGGTGTAAGCTGTACCAAGACTAACATGAAGAAGAATGGTTTGGATGTTTGGATGTGGAAGTATGATGGCGATTTGACAACTGCTCCTACCATGATCATCTTCAGCAACGGCAGTGGTCAGCAGACAAAGGATTTGAAATTCGAAAACGGTGCAGTTTATAACTTTGACGGTAAGACCAATGAGTCTGTCTCAACAGGTATCAACCAGGTAGGTAGCAAGAAGGCTCCTGCTAAGTTGAAGATTTACTCTATCAATGGTGTGAAGGTAGCTGAAGTAAACAAGGTTTCTGATGCAGAATACGTTCTGGCTCCAGGTATGTATATCTGCAATGGCAAGAAGTTTGTTATCAAGTAG